In Hamadaea flava, a genomic segment contains:
- a CDS encoding ATP-binding protein — protein MTQEQSVNLLRAPAEVKYAEELDYLESIDTGAKPFTWRLSPRMVRMFVLGSERADGIDREIPQKWFGDRSFVERAIVTLASDRGLLLIGDPGTGKSWLAELLSAAICRNSTLVVQGTAGTTEDHIKYSWNVAMVIARGQSRDSLIPSPIMAAMEQGVVGRFEELTRSTSDVQDALISILSEKYVSIPELDDDNIVFAKPGFSIIATANSRDRGVNDLSSALKRRFNFVRIPVVTNKKSEAEIVRFRTVELLKRHQIELDVPPTLLDILLQSFADLRTAAASATSDDEKLESALSTAEQIGVLEDAILHSQFFGDAQLKAHTLAGSLVGSLARRSPEDLAILNKYWHGVVEPRSKADGGEWPEFLAGGREAIATLS, from the coding sequence ATGACTCAAGAACAATCAGTCAACCTGCTGCGCGCTCCCGCCGAGGTGAAGTACGCCGAGGAGCTGGACTACCTGGAGTCGATCGACACCGGTGCCAAGCCCTTCACCTGGCGGCTGAGCCCGCGGATGGTCCGGATGTTCGTGCTGGGTTCGGAGCGGGCCGACGGCATCGACCGGGAGATCCCGCAGAAGTGGTTCGGCGACCGCAGTTTCGTCGAGCGCGCCATCGTCACCCTGGCGTCGGATCGGGGCCTGTTGCTGATCGGCGACCCGGGCACCGGCAAGAGCTGGCTGGCCGAGCTGCTGTCCGCGGCGATCTGCCGCAACTCGACGCTGGTCGTGCAGGGCACCGCCGGCACCACCGAGGACCACATCAAGTACTCGTGGAACGTCGCGATGGTGATCGCGCGGGGCCAGTCGCGTGACTCGCTGATCCCGTCGCCCATCATGGCCGCCATGGAGCAGGGCGTGGTCGGCCGGTTCGAGGAGCTGACCCGGTCGACCAGCGATGTGCAGGACGCGCTGATCTCGATCCTGTCGGAGAAGTACGTGTCGATCCCCGAGCTGGACGACGACAACATCGTCTTCGCCAAGCCCGGCTTCTCCATCATCGCCACCGCCAACAGCCGGGACCGGGGCGTCAACGACCTGTCGTCGGCCCTCAAGCGGCGCTTCAACTTCGTGCGCATCCCGGTGGTGACGAACAAGAAGAGCGAGGCGGAGATCGTCCGCTTCCGCACCGTCGAGCTGCTCAAGCGGCACCAGATCGAGCTGGACGTGCCGCCGACGCTGCTGGACATCCTGCTGCAGAGCTTCGCCGACCTGCGTACCGCGGCGGCCTCGGCGACCAGCGACGACGAGAAGCTGGAGTCGGCGTTGTCGACCGCCGAGCAGATCGGCGTGCTGGAGGACGCCATCCTGCACAGCCAGTTCTTCGGCGACGCCCAGCTGAAGGCGCACACGCTGGCCGGTTCGCTGGTCGGGTCGCTGGCCCGGCGCAGCCCGGAGGATCTGGCCATCCTCAACAAGTACTGGCACGGCGTGGTGGAGCCGCGCAGCAAGGCCGACGGCGGCGAGTGGCCGGAGTTCCTCGCCGGCGGCCGTGAGGCGATCGCCACCCTGTCATGA